A window of Chlorobium phaeobacteroides DSM 266 genomic DNA:
GAAAGGTTTTCCTCCAAGACTTGCGAATGCCGTCCTTGAATTGGCAAAGGTGTTGATTCTCATACCGAACCATGCCACCGTGTAACTGCCGAGAATACCAATCAGACTTGCGGCAAGAATTGAAACAACCTTTATTGTTTCCATCTGGCGGAGCCAGCCAAAGTAGGCAACAATAATCGCACCGATAAGAACCCAGAGAACCAGAATGAATTTACCCTGTGTGATCAGATAGGTTTTACAGGTCTCATAGATCAGTTCGCTGATCTCGCGCATGGCGCTGTGTACAGGAAGCTTGCGGATACCCATGTACTGAATGGCACCGAAAACCATACCGAACAAACAAATCCCGAGTCCCCACATCAAAAGCGTTGAACCGGGAATTCCACCAAGGAAGGCAACGGATTGTAAATCCGGTAACACCAAATCGGCCTCGCTTGCCATCGCTTTTGGCGCCTGCAGCAAGATACCAAGGCCCCCCAGAACCGATCCGGCTCTGGCTACCCATGTAACGTTGAAAGGTTTTTTCATTGCACTTTGTTTTCACTGTTTTTGTGTAACTCGAAGAACAAAAGTTGTCAGCAGAACCCTGGGACTGAACAATCCGCTGTTAACAATATGGAACCTTAAATTGCAACTTTTTTCATGAATCTCAATACGTTTTTGTGCAACTTCACGATTGTTTTAAACAATTTATCTCTTTCATCACAGAGTTTGTTTTCAGTAGCGGAAGCGGAAACGCCCGTTACCGATTATCCCTTTCCCCTGCTATATTCCAAACTGGAATAACCCATTTATAAAAAAACGCTTGCCAATGAAACTTGTTGTCGGTCTTGGAAATCCGGAACCCCGGTATGCAGGAACAAGGCACAATGTCGGTTTCGATGTTCTCGACACCCTTGCCGCAACGTTCCAGACAAGGTTCGGCAAAGGAAAAGGAAACTACCTCTCGACAAAAATCTCCCACAGAAACCGGTCGGTTATCCTTTTAAAACCGATGACCTATATGAACCTTTCGGGTCATGCCGTTGTTGCCGCAATGAATTTTTACAAGGTATCCGAAAGTGGCCTTTTGATCGTATGCGATGATCTGAATCTCCCCGCAGGATCGATCAGGCTGCGTGCAAAGGGCTCCGCAGGCGGCCAGAACGGATTGAAGCACATTATAGAGTGCCTCGGATCTGAAGGATTTGCCAGACTCAGGGTGGGAATTCGTCCTCTTGACCGTCCGTTGCACTCATTTTCATCATTTGTGCTCGGAAAATTCACTGAAGAAGAACGAATAGTGATGGAAAAAGTAATTCCCGTATGCAGAGAAGCAGCGCTTGATGTCGTCGTTAACGGGATTGAACATGCCATGAACAATTACAACAAACCGATCATTTAAACAACGGCATAAGCGGCATACTCTTCCATCTCGAAAGTTCTCTGCTGCACAGACGACATTTTCTTGAGAAATGCAATGGCACGCTCGTTGAACTCCTTTGGCTGATCGACATTGCATACGTGCCCGGAATTACCGATAACCTGAAGCCATGAGTTGGTGTGCTTGGTAATGATATACTCAACTGCGGGAAGAAACATATGATCCTCTTCCCCCATGAGATAGAGCGTAGGAATAGCGGTATCCTTCTCTTCAAAATATTTCAGTAGCGGAGTCAGCTCATAGGTAAGCCTGAACCACCGCATGAACTCCTTTTGTGCAACCTTTTTTGCTTCATTGACAAACAGCAGGCGTGACTTCTTGTGACGCTCCCTCGGCATGATGATCCAGGCAAAAAAACTGTAGAGCCACATATAGGGTACAACCCGTTTGAACATATTGCCAAGCGTCACAAGCACTTTGGCCCTGATGTTAAGACGGATTATCGCTCCGCCCATTATCATTGAGCTGACGCGGTCAGGAACAAGTTCGCTGATGTTGCGGATAAGAATCGTACCAAGTGAAATCCCAATAAAATGTGCCTTTTGAATTCTGAGCTTGTCAAGAACCTCAATAATATCAAGCGTTATATCCTCGAAATTATAATTATGATCTTCCTTGACTGCAATGATATTCTTTGATTTGCCATGACCTCTGAGATCGACAAGCAGTACGTTGAAATGCTTTATAAACTCTTTTATCTGCAAAAACCATATCGAGGAACTTCCCCCCGCGCCATGCACAAAAACAACCCAGGGAGCTTCTGTATCGGCCAGTTCATATGTTTTATAGTGAAGCATTGAAGAACACTTTTTTAATTGCTGTTAAACTATATGATGTATAAACAAGCCGCGCGAACAAAAAGTTACAGGGTTGCGCGAATCACCCTGATAAACTCGAAAAGCGAAACGCCAGCAGCAACTGCGACATTCAGAGAATGTTTTGCGCCATACTGCGGAATTTCAATCACCTCGTCACACTCTCGAAGCAGCTCGTCCCCGATACCATCAACCTCATTGCCAACAATAAGACAAAGAGGAAAATCCGTCTTTCGCATTGCCGTATAGGGGCGGCTCGGCTCGGCTATTTCAAGTGCGCAGATTTTCACGCCGCGCGCTTTAAGCGTTGCTATGGCCTCAAGAGCGCTCTCACAATACTCCCAACGCACCGTTTCCTGGGCGCCAAGGGCGGTTTTATCGATCTCTTTTCTCGGAGGCGCTGCCGTATAGCCGGTCAGAATGATCTTTTCAATGCCCGCAGCATCCGCTGTTCTGAACATTGCCCCCACGTTCCACATGCTTCGGATATTATCGAGCATAAGAGTAACCGGATGCCTTGGTACATCAAAAACGCTCTTCGCGTCCAACCGGTTCATCTCCAGTCCTGACAGCTTTCTAAACTGGCTCATCGCATAAAAGCCTGAGTTGCTGAAGCAAAGCATCGTTTTCATCCCTGAGCCCGATATTGAAACGAAGACAGTTCTCCATAAGAGGATATCCGGATACATCCCTGACAAGAATGTCCCGACGACTCAGCTCACAGAACAACTCATGAGCATGACGCACCCTGATTATAATAAAATTGGTATCGCTTTCATAAAGCTCAACTCCACCGATCCCCTTCAGTTCGGTCGAAAGCCGTTCACGTTCATGGAGAATATAGGAAACAGCATCGGTCACCAGATAATAGTTGGCAAGTACCCGCTGCAAGGTGATTTCAGAAAGTCTGCTCGAAGCAAAGGGAATTTTCGGTTTTGCTATCTCAGCCATCAAAGCCGGATCAGCTATAGCGAAGCCTATGCGCATGCCGGCAAGAGCAAGTGCTTTCGACATGGTTCGAAGCACAATAAGATTTTTCAAACGAGCAATTTCAGCAACAACGCTCTTCTGGCGTGAAAACTCAATATAGGCCTCATCGACAAGCACGAGAGCGTCCGCCGCTTCCGCAATCCGGCAGACCTCTTCAGAGGCAAGAGACATCCCCGTAGGATTGTTGGGGGTTGAGAGCACAATAAAATCAACACGCTCCTCGCCGGCTTTCCGGATAATCGCGTCGGCATCAAACGCAAGCCCCGGCAACATGGGCACAAAGACCACTTCGGTATGAAGCAGCCGGGCAATCTTTTCATAAAGAGAGAAGGATGGCTCAGGAATAAGGATTTTCTTTCCGGGCCCGAGACAGGCGAGAAATATGGTATAGAGCATCTCGTTCGAACCATTGCTCATCATCACGGCATCGGCCGGCACTCCAACAAAGCTCGCATAGGAACGCATCCCTCTGAAAGGCAGAATATCGGGATAGCGATTCCATGGCTCCTTTTCAAATGCCTCAAGAACCTCTTCCTTCAGCCACAAGGGAAGATCAAAAGGGCTTTCATTCTGGTTGAGCTTTATGCCTGCCTGCTGACCGCCCTCAACGTTATAGGCTTTGAGGTCGCGCAATGCGGGATTGAGCAGTTCCTGTATATCTCTTTTCATAGAATAACGTTACTGTTTTTTTGAACACCGGTTCGGAAAGAAGATAACCTATTGTAACGCGATGACAGAATGAGTTCAGATAAAAAAACATCTTTTTTCATTTTTCATGATAAAAAAACTGGACATCGTCATTTTTTTTTATACATTTAAATGAGGACAAAATTAATCCTATTTATGGAGGAAATATGATGCGCATAACAAAAACACCCATTGACCTTCTTGATAATATATACAGTCTTGCCTTCTGGATGACCGGAAGTGAAACTGAATCGAGGGATCTCGTCAGCACGACCTATCTTAACGCAGGGATAGATACCCCCGAAGATGAACTTCTTAAAACATTCAGAAACTGTTACGTTGATCGATATGGTCAGAAAACGGAGTTCTGCATAAGCAGTAAATCCTGTCTGCCGCTCTCTTCACTTGCAGCATCCCTGCGTATGTGGGCAGCAGATATCAAACTTTCTGTGTTGCTGAGTGAAATATCAGGGCTGCGGCACCGTGAAATCTCCGATATTATCGGAAAGCCCATAGAAACGGTTCGGCTCTGGCTTTACTGGGGGCGCAAATTCCTGGTTAACGACGATCTTCTTAAGGCATCCGCCTGAGAAGGCTGCGTAATTGGCACAAAAGGCCGTCTTATCGATATAAGACGGCCTTTTGTATTTATCCGCATGGCTTTATATTGCCTGAACACCGAAGAGTCTCAAAAGAAACGAATGCCATTTTTTCATGATCATCATTACCGGCGGAGCAGGATTTATCGGCAGCGCCATGCTGTGGGAGCTTAACCGGTCCGGTGAGGACAATATTCTGATAGTTGATGATCTCGGTTCAACGGCAGATAAAAAATGGCAGAATCTCAGCGGACTCTCCTTTGCCGACATTCTCCCTGTCGACGCCTTTGTCCGCTGTCTTGCGGAAGACAAGTTCAACGATTGTACCGCCGTTATCCATATGGGAGCGATCAGCGCGACTACCGAAACTGATGCCGACCTGCTCCTCGACCGAAATTACTTCTTTTCAAAAAATCTTGCCGGGTATTGCATGAAAAAAGACATCCGGCTGATCTATGCCTCAAGCGCAGCGACCTACGGTGACGGCAAGGCAGGATACCGGGATGATGAAGAGAAACTCCACTCGCTTCGTCCCCTGAACATGTACGGGTTTTCAAAACACCTGTTCGACTGCTGGGCGAAAAAAAACGATGTGCTGAAAAAAAGCGCCGGACTGAAATTTTTTAACGTCTACGGCCCCAATGAGTATCACAAAGGAGAGATGACCAGCGTTGTCTTTAAAGCATACAACCAGATACGGGAAAACGGCGTTGTCAACCTCTTTCAGTCGCACCATCCGGACTACCTTGACGGCGAACAGCTTCGGGACTTCATCTCGGTAAGGGATTGTACGAAAATCATGACCTGGCTGCTTGAAAACCCTGAAGTTACCGGACTGTTCAATGTTGGCACCGGAAAAGCAAGAAGTTTCAGGGATCTTGTCACGGCAACATTTTCAGCCCTTGATCTTGATCCGGCCATCCTCTATGTGCCGATGCCTGAAAATCTGAGGGACAAATACCAGTACTATACCTGCGCAGATACCGACAAGCTTCAGAAAGCGGGCTATTCCGGTTCGACGACCTCGCTCGAAGATGGCATAAGGGATTATGTACAAAACTGGCTCGTAACCCTGACCCCACATTTTGATATCGGCCATAACACCCACAATCATTAACCCCTACGCATTTGTCCATAGAAAAAACGATTGAGATACAAGGAAGAGAACCCGTCCTTCTCTTTGGCCCCTACGACTCCTACCTGAAAAAAATCAGAGAAGCTTTTCCTGATGTGCAGATCAATGCAAGAGGAACGACAATCAACATAAAAGGAGGAAGTAACGATGTTGCCGGCGTAGAACAGATTTTCAACGAACTGGTGTTTCTCGCTGACAGACATGGAGAAATTCTCCCGACAGACCTCAGCGCACTCATTTCGCTTGCGCTCTCCCCCGCTCCACGCCACAAAGCTTCGACGGTTGACGATCAGGACATTATTGTAGCGACTGCCGACTATACCGTCAGAGCGAAAACAAATGGGCAACGCCGTATGGTAGCGGAAGCAAAGACCAACGACATCCTGTTTGCCATCGGGCCTGCCGGCACGGGAAAAACCTATACCGCCGTTGCCATCGCCGTGGCAGCATGGAAGGCAAAAAGCGTCAAGAGAATCGTGCTTGCCCGTCCGGCGGTTGAAGCAGGCGAAAGCCTCGGATTTCTCCCCGGAGATCTTGCCCAGAAAATAGACCCCTACCTGCGTCCGCTTTACGATGCGCTGCAGGATATGCTGACCGCGGAAAAGCTCAAATCACTCACCGAGAAGCGCATCATCGAAATCGTTCCGCTCGCCTACATGAGAGGCCGAACACTGAACAACGCATTCATTATTCTCGATGAAGCCCAAAACGCCTCCAGCAAACAGATGAAAATGTGTCTTACCCGTCTGGGAGTTAACTCAAAAGCCATCATCACCGGCGATGTTACGCAAATCGATCTGCCAAGCGAACTCGAGTCGGGCCTTATCAACTCACAGCACATCCTTAAAGATATCAAAGGGATAAGCTTTGTTCATCTTGACAAATCCGACGTTGTACGTCACAAACTGGTCAGGGATATCATTAATGCCTATGAAATACATGAACAGAAATGAGAGCCAATGTTCCCTTTCCGGAACTTTGTTCAGGAACACGCTGTTCTCATACGGATTGTAAAAATTGTTCCGGTTTCTCCTGACCGCTCTTTCTGCGGTCACTTTTTTTTCCAATTAAAACCAACAATAGCATTATGGCACATCGTATCTCTGAAGAATGCACCTATTGCGCAGCCTGTGAGCCTGAATGCCCGGTCAGCGCAATTTCGGCTGGTGACGAAATCTATATCATCGACGAAAACGTCTGTACCGACTGTGTCGGCTACCATGACGAAGCCGCCTGCGTGCTGGTTTGCCCGGTTGACTGTATTTCCTTGGTCTGAAACCGGCAAAACGCATCAATCTTCAATCTGAGGATATCTCCCTGCGTAAGATTCTCTCTTATGCAGGGCTTTTTTATTTATCCTCAATAATTCATGACGCCCAAAATTGGGGGTATTGCATTCCAAAAATAAGTTTGGCGTCAGTGTTGCGATCTTCAAATGTTGACTGAAAAAGGCTTTCCGTCAGCCGTTCGTCATTTTTAAGGGTCTTTCTGATGCCGGATTAGTGACTTTTTTTAGCAGGGGAGGCTGGCTTGAGAGGCCATTTGGACACACCTGCTCCTTGGCCGCAGTGCCTTTTACGCCCACGCTGTTGCTCGGTTAGACCTGCCCTCCGTTACGTTGATGCATTACGGTATAGCCGTTGATGTCCATGGGATAGAAAGCAGGTGCTCAAGGTTTCTGAAGCACTTGTGCAGAATCGATTGATACGGGTATGATGTCGGCAGATGGAGTTTGATGCGCCTCTTCATCTCGATGACCTTCGCCCCGATTTTCAGAAACTTCAAGCGGATCGTCTCGAAGGTCGCCGTGGAAAAGGGCGGTACCCCGGAGCAGGTTGGTCTGGAAGGCGTGGAACAGAACATAGGCTGCCGAGTGCAGGAAGACCCTGAACAGGGCAAGAGAAACCTGCGGAAGGTCGGTGAAATAAGGGCTCTTGAATATGCTGGGAGAAGAGTATATTCGGGCAAGGAATATGCATGATCGCCAAGGTGTTATATTGTTGTCTTAAGCAACTATAATATAACAAATTAGCGGGATTTTGCCTCTTTTTTTTTATTGCCCTCGCACATAATTCAGAATAAATAAAGAGAATCTGAATCAAGCGTTTTTTTGACAGCTCAAAATTTATTTTATATTTACGGAAATTCACCTGAATCGTTCTTTCTGTCTTTTTCTTTACAACCCTTAAGCAAGGAAATCAATATGGCTCTGTACATTACTGAAGAGTGCACATACTGCGGCGCATGTGAACCAGAATGCCCGGTCACAGCAATCGCAGCAGGCGACGATATCTATGTCATTGATGCAGGCACCTGCACCGAGTGTGTCGGCTATGCTGATGCTCCGGCATGTGTTGCAGTCTGCCCGGCAGAATGCATCGTTCAGGGATGAGCTCCTTGAGTTCACCGAATAAAAAAACGGCCTGATCTCTCAGGCCGTTTTTTTTATATCAATGGCAGCATGGATTCCTCTCAATCAATCAACTCACTCCTCGTAATCAACCACCGCCCTTTCGGCTGATACTTCAACGACAAAAGCCTTGACCGCTTCATGTTCGGGATGAACCTGATAGCTCTCAAGTGCGACCCTGTCAGTAAATTCCGAATAGAGAACCACGTCAAACGAAGAAGCTGTGCCGCTGTAATCCACCCCGGCCTCAAGAGCAACCATTCCCGTTACAAGCCCTCTCAATCCGACAAGCCTATCCCTCAATAAAGCCGCGTTAACCGCCCGGCTGTTTCCAAGCGCAAACTCCTTCAAACGCCACATCACCACATGCCTTACCATAAAAAAATAATGGATAACGAAACAAGAAAAGCGGAAAACACAAAAAGCAAACGCAACAACCAAACCCTTCGCCCCTACACCCGCTCGCTCTGCCTTCCTGTCCCGAAAATTTGAAAAAAGATCATAACCATGCGTCGCCCCAACAGGCATTATTGATAAGCCTGAAACGGAGGAGTAAACGCCGATTCAAACATCTGTTCAGCTATGCTCCAGCGATCGCCCTTGGCATCGAGCAATACGAGCAACATATCCTTATTTTCCTTTTTTGCCCTTGCAATAAGGCACTTGCCGGCACTTCGGGTAAATCCGGTCTTTATTCCTACCGCATACGGGTATTTGCCAAGTAACTTGTTGTGGGTTTTAAGCAGGTAGATTTTATTACTGCTCCGTTCAGTTACAAGAACAGATTCAAGACTTGCTATCTCGTTAAACTTACGATTTCTAATCGCATACTCAGTAAGCTTCACAAGATCCTCGGCAGTCGAAACATTACCGGCATAAACACGTTTGTCGAAACCGGCAGGATTGGTAAAAACCGAATGCCGCATCCCGATATCCCGAGCCTTGCGGTTCATTTTTCTGACAAAACGGGGAACGCTCCCCTCAAGGTGAATACCAATAGCAAAAGCCGCATCGTTGCTTGAGCTAACCATCGCGGCTTTAACCAGATCTCTCAGCAAGATCCGCTCACCCGGCTTGAACCCGGCTTTTGAAGGCTCAACCATCGTCGCCTCCTTTGTTATGACCACCTCATCATCAAGTTGACCGCTCTCAAGCGCAATAATACTGGTGAGAATTTTCGTCAAACTTGCAGGCTGTATGGTTTTTTCACTGTCCTTGACCATAAAAACCTTTGAACTTCCCGTCTCCTTGAGAATATAGGAACCAATTTCAGGCGGCTGAAGAGGTTGCAACAAGGAATCAACCGGCAACGCTGCGTAAACAGGCATGGAAATACCAGATGCCAGAAACATGGAGAATAAAAACAGAACGCTTTTCCTGAACATCCGGTCTTTTCTGTTCATGAAAGCACCGAAACGGCTCCTCACGGAACCGGAATTACCATGCGAAATGTACGTTATCATAGGAGAATTCATGTTTGGTAAAAAACAAATCGAAACATCAGCAGCTTTCCGGCAATCAATCCTGACACATATCGGTAACGTCTTACGGCCTACTCACTGTCTTATATTTAAAAAAAACATCGGCTTATCAAAGTATTACTTGTATTTCTCATGCAGAGAACACATTACAGACAAACCACAGCAGAAACCTTTACGCATGAAAACTCATCAAGGAGAGACACAACAACGCTGCCCGCTTATCAATCACATTCCGATCACTATCGTTCAGTAAAAAGAAGTTTTAAGGCAAAACCAGCAAAAATCGTTCCGGCAATCCTGTTCACTACCCTGCGGGCTTTCGCGGAACGACGAAAGCGAGCCCCTGCTCCGCCAGCAACAAAAAAGAGCAGCGAAAAAACAAGCAGTGCAGCCACAATAAAAATCGCGCCGAGAAACAGAAGTTGCGGCACCAGAGGCCCATTTTTCGGATCGGCAAACTGCGGCAGAAAAGCAAGAAAAAAAAGCGACACCTTCGGGTTGGAAATATTCATAACAATCCCCCGCCTGTAGAGTTTCCCCCGCTCAACCTGCGAAACGTCAGAAGAATCCTTTTCGACATCGGCATGAAACGCCTTCCATGCAAGAAAAAGAAGGTAAGCTGCTCCTGCGAATTTAAGCACGGTAAAAGCAACAGCCGATGCGGCCACAAGAGCCGCAAGCCCGAACGCAACGGCAAGTGTATGCAAAACAAGTCCGGTACACAAGCCAAGCGTAACCATCATCCCGGCAAGCCGACCGTTCCGGGCCGACTGAGCCATAACAAAGAGATTATCCGGCCCCGGCGAAAGTGAAAGAACGACCGAGGAAACAAAAAACATAAACAGAACATGCTGATCAATCATGGTAAAAAGAAAGGTTAAACATCTTTCCTCTCCTCAAGCATTTTATTAACAACAGACAACTTTAAAAACAGGCGATCAACAATAAAGAGAGCGATTTGCATTTTCCGACACACCCATGCCTG
This region includes:
- the pth gene encoding aminoacyl-tRNA hydrolase codes for the protein MKLVVGLGNPEPRYAGTRHNVGFDVLDTLAATFQTRFGKGKGNYLSTKISHRNRSVILLKPMTYMNLSGHAVVAAMNFYKVSESGLLIVCDDLNLPAGSIRLRAKGSAGGQNGLKHIIECLGSEGFARLRVGIRPLDRPLHSFSSFVLGKFTEEERIVMEKVIPVCREAALDVVVNGIEHAMNNYNKPII
- a CDS encoding alpha/beta fold hydrolase; this translates as MLHYKTYELADTEAPWVVFVHGAGGSSSIWFLQIKEFIKHFNVLLVDLRGHGKSKNIIAVKEDHNYNFEDITLDIIEVLDKLRIQKAHFIGISLGTILIRNISELVPDRVSSMIMGGAIIRLNIRAKVLVTLGNMFKRVVPYMWLYSFFAWIIMPRERHKKSRLLFVNEAKKVAQKEFMRWFRLTYELTPLLKYFEEKDTAIPTLYLMGEEDHMFLPAVEYIITKHTNSWLQVIGNSGHVCNVDQPKEFNERAIAFLKKMSSVQQRTFEMEEYAAYAVV
- a CDS encoding RNA methyltransferase; this encodes MSQFRKLSGLEMNRLDAKSVFDVPRHPVTLMLDNIRSMWNVGAMFRTADAAGIEKIILTGYTAAPPRKEIDKTALGAQETVRWEYCESALEAIATLKARGVKICALEIAEPSRPYTAMRKTDFPLCLIVGNEVDGIGDELLRECDEVIEIPQYGAKHSLNVAVAAGVSLFEFIRVIRATL
- the hisC gene encoding histidinol-phosphate transaminase; translated protein: MKRDIQELLNPALRDLKAYNVEGGQQAGIKLNQNESPFDLPLWLKEEVLEAFEKEPWNRYPDILPFRGMRSYASFVGVPADAVMMSNGSNEMLYTIFLACLGPGKKILIPEPSFSLYEKIARLLHTEVVFVPMLPGLAFDADAIIRKAGEERVDFIVLSTPNNPTGMSLASEEVCRIAEAADALVLVDEAYIEFSRQKSVVAEIARLKNLIVLRTMSKALALAGMRIGFAIADPALMAEIAKPKIPFASSRLSEITLQRVLANYYLVTDAVSYILHERERLSTELKGIGGVELYESDTNFIIIRVRHAHELFCELSRRDILVRDVSGYPLMENCLRFNIGLRDENDALLQQLRLLCDEPV
- a CDS encoding RNA polymerase sigma factor encodes the protein MMRITKTPIDLLDNIYSLAFWMTGSETESRDLVSTTYLNAGIDTPEDELLKTFRNCYVDRYGQKTEFCISSKSCLPLSSLAASLRMWAADIKLSVLLSEISGLRHREISDIIGKPIETVRLWLYWGRKFLVNDDLLKASA
- the rfaD gene encoding ADP-glyceromanno-heptose 6-epimerase; translation: MIIITGGAGFIGSAMLWELNRSGEDNILIVDDLGSTADKKWQNLSGLSFADILPVDAFVRCLAEDKFNDCTAVIHMGAISATTETDADLLLDRNYFFSKNLAGYCMKKDIRLIYASSAATYGDGKAGYRDDEEKLHSLRPLNMYGFSKHLFDCWAKKNDVLKKSAGLKFFNVYGPNEYHKGEMTSVVFKAYNQIRENGVVNLFQSHHPDYLDGEQLRDFISVRDCTKIMTWLLENPEVTGLFNVGTGKARSFRDLVTATFSALDLDPAILYVPMPENLRDKYQYYTCADTDKLQKAGYSGSTTSLEDGIRDYVQNWLVTLTPHFDIGHNTHNH
- a CDS encoding PhoH family protein, whose product is MSIEKTIEIQGREPVLLFGPYDSYLKKIREAFPDVQINARGTTINIKGGSNDVAGVEQIFNELVFLADRHGEILPTDLSALISLALSPAPRHKASTVDDQDIIVATADYTVRAKTNGQRRMVAEAKTNDILFAIGPAGTGKTYTAVAIAVAAWKAKSVKRIVLARPAVEAGESLGFLPGDLAQKIDPYLRPLYDALQDMLTAEKLKSLTEKRIIEIVPLAYMRGRTLNNAFIILDEAQNASSKQMKMCLTRLGVNSKAIITGDVTQIDLPSELESGLINSQHILKDIKGISFVHLDKSDVVRHKLVRDIINAYEIHEQK
- a CDS encoding 4Fe-4S binding protein, translated to MAHRISEECTYCAACEPECPVSAISAGDEIYIIDENVCTDCVGYHDEAACVLVCPVDCISLV
- a CDS encoding 4Fe-4S binding protein — protein: MALYITEECTYCGACEPECPVTAIAAGDDIYVIDAGTCTECVGYADAPACVAVCPAECIVQG
- a CDS encoding Dabb family protein encodes the protein MVRHVVMWRLKEFALGNSRAVNAALLRDRLVGLRGLVTGMVALEAGVDYSGTASSFDVVLYSEFTDRVALESYQVHPEHEAVKAFVVEVSAERAVVDYEE
- a CDS encoding D-alanyl-D-alanine carboxypeptidase family protein — translated: MITYISHGNSGSVRSRFGAFMNRKDRMFRKSVLFLFSMFLASGISMPVYAALPVDSLLQPLQPPEIGSYILKETGSSKVFMVKDSEKTIQPASLTKILTSIIALESGQLDDEVVITKEATMVEPSKAGFKPGERILLRDLVKAAMVSSSNDAAFAIGIHLEGSVPRFVRKMNRKARDIGMRHSVFTNPAGFDKRVYAGNVSTAEDLVKLTEYAIRNRKFNEIASLESVLVTERSSNKIYLLKTHNKLLGKYPYAVGIKTGFTRSAGKCLIARAKKENKDMLLVLLDAKGDRWSIAEQMFESAFTPPFQAYQ
- a CDS encoding LysE family translocator, which translates into the protein MIDQHVLFMFFVSSVVLSLSPGPDNLFVMAQSARNGRLAGMMVTLGLCTGLVLHTLAVAFGLAALVAASAVAFTVLKFAGAAYLLFLAWKAFHADVEKDSSDVSQVERGKLYRRGIVMNISNPKVSLFFLAFLPQFADPKNGPLVPQLLFLGAIFIVAALLVFSLLFFVAGGAGARFRRSAKARRVVNRIAGTIFAGFALKLLFTER